One stretch of Balneola sp. MJW-20 DNA includes these proteins:
- the rfbB gene encoding dTDP-glucose 4,6-dehydratase — MKIIVTGGAGFIGSNLILYLLENNPEWQILNLDKLTYASDLSYLKTLKSSDRYHFKKVDLVDRKEVNKIVKHFKPDGVFHLAAESHVDNSIKGPEPFIQSNVVGTFNILEECRVLWGREEFQESGARFLHVSTDEVYGELDDEGYFTEETPYAPNSPYSASKAGSDMIVRAYYKTYGMDVVTTNCSNNYGPHQHDEKLIPVVIQKAINKEPIPVYGKGENVRDWLFVKDHCTALERVFKQGRAGETYNIGGNNEWKNIELVRNICEILNEEVGEGPEGDYKNLISFVTDRPGHDFRYAIDASKIKNELGWEPSTDFDGMLRETILWYISKYRS; from the coding sequence ATGAAGATCATTGTAACCGGGGGAGCCGGATTTATCGGTTCGAACCTGATATTGTATTTACTTGAAAATAATCCTGAATGGCAGATCCTTAATCTGGATAAGCTGACTTATGCTTCAGATCTGTCTTACCTAAAAACCCTGAAAAGCTCTGACCGATATCACTTTAAAAAAGTAGATCTTGTTGACCGAAAGGAAGTAAACAAGATCGTTAAGCACTTCAAACCTGATGGCGTATTTCACCTGGCAGCGGAATCACATGTAGATAATTCCATTAAGGGCCCTGAACCTTTCATTCAGTCTAATGTAGTAGGTACTTTTAATATCCTTGAAGAGTGCAGGGTATTATGGGGAAGAGAAGAGTTTCAGGAAAGCGGTGCCAGGTTTCTTCATGTATCCACGGACGAAGTATACGGAGAGCTGGATGATGAGGGATATTTTACGGAGGAGACTCCCTATGCTCCAAATTCACCTTATTCAGCATCTAAAGCAGGAAGCGATATGATCGTCAGAGCATACTATAAGACCTATGGTATGGATGTTGTAACCACCAACTGTTCCAATAATTATGGACCTCATCAGCATGATGAAAAGCTGATCCCCGTAGTAATACAAAAAGCGATAAACAAAGAACCGATACCGGTGTATGGAAAAGGAGAGAATGTCCGTGACTGGTTATTCGTGAAAGATCACTGTACAGCACTGGAAAGGGTCTTTAAACAGGGAAGAGCTGGTGAGACCTACAACATAGGGGGAAATAACGAGTGGAAGAATATCGAGCTGGTCAGAAATATATGTGAGATCCTGAATGAAGAAGTGGGTGAGGGGCCGGAAGGTGATTATAAAAATCTGATCAGTTTTGTAACGGACCGGCCGGGACATGATTTCCGGTATGCCATAGATGCATCCAAGATTAAAAATGAGTTGGGATGGGAGCCTTCAACCGATTTTGATGGAATGCTAAGGGAAACAATTTTGTGGTACATATCGAAATACCGTTCCTGA
- a CDS encoding EVE domain-containing protein — translation MSKRQYWLMKSEPYAYSIDDLEKDQVEPWDGIRNYEARNFMRDDMKVGDGILFYHSNVKPPVIVGTMEVASEPYPDPTQFDPDSKYFDKKSSEEDPTWQLVDVKFVQKFKEPVTRDAIKEESALQDMTLLKRIRLSITPVTEEEWNKIHEMAGAKAI, via the coding sequence ATGAGTAAAAGACAATACTGGCTGATGAAATCGGAACCTTATGCTTACAGTATCGATGATCTGGAAAAAGATCAGGTTGAGCCCTGGGACGGTATCCGTAATTATGAAGCCCGGAACTTCATGAGAGACGACATGAAAGTGGGAGATGGTATTCTCTTCTATCATTCAAATGTAAAACCACCGGTGATTGTAGGCACTATGGAAGTAGCCAGTGAACCTTATCCGGACCCTACTCAGTTCGATCCCGATTCAAAATACTTCGACAAAAAAAGCAGTGAAGAAGACCCGACCTGGCAGCTGGTTGATGTGAAATTCGTACAGAAATTTAAAGAGCCTGTTACAAGGGATGCCATCAAAGAAGAATCTGCTCTTCAGGATATGACGCTGCTGAAAAGAATCAGACTCTCGATCACTCCGGTAACCGAAGAGGAATGGAATAAGATCCATGAAATGGCCGGAGCAAAGGCTATCTAG